In Chitinophagales bacterium, the following proteins share a genomic window:
- a CDS encoding DUF4476 domain-containing protein — MRSFFSLLLLAFSSMMVHAQSNLTIFSQEGEKFWVVLNGIRQNDEAETNVKITELIQPNYKLKVIFENKALPEIDKNLFLPEQAADVTYNITKNRKGEYVVRYVSDVPIAQAPPPAPEQAVMSYSTAPRPVVRKSVTVTEHRSGNPTRENVSVTVNTPVGGMDIHVNDGWNSSSTTTTTTYVEEPAYVLPGYNGPIGCPIPMSQQDFDAARNSIASKDWDETRLSIAKQILGSNCLLSSHVSQIMQVFGWEETKLDFAKFAYGRTYDIGNYFKPALYNCFSIT, encoded by the coding sequence ATGAGGTCCTTTTTCAGCTTACTGCTACTTGCATTTTCATCTATGATGGTCCATGCACAATCTAACCTCACTATTTTTTCCCAGGAAGGAGAAAAATTCTGGGTGGTTTTAAATGGCATTCGTCAAAATGATGAAGCAGAAACCAATGTGAAAATCACAGAGTTGATTCAACCCAATTATAAGCTGAAAGTGATTTTTGAAAATAAGGCACTTCCGGAAATTGACAAAAATCTTTTCCTCCCTGAGCAAGCCGCTGATGTTACATACAATATTACCAAAAACAGGAAAGGAGAATATGTTGTGCGCTATGTTTCAGATGTGCCTATTGCACAAGCACCGCCTCCTGCTCCTGAACAAGCGGTAATGAGCTATTCTACTGCTCCAAGACCTGTTGTCAGAAAATCAGTAACGGTAACCGAGCACCGTAGCGGGAATCCTACAAGAGAAAATGTAAGCGTTACAGTAAACACTCCCGTAGGCGGCATGGATATTCATGTAAACGATGGATGGAACAGCAGCTCAACAACTACCACAACAACCTATGTAGAAGAACCTGCTTATGTATTGCCCGGCTATAATGGCCCTATTGGATGTCCCATTCCAATGAGCCAGCAAGATTTTGATGCTGCCCGAAACAGCATAGCAAGTAAAGACTGGGATGAAACCAGGCTTTCCATTGCCAAACAGATTTTAGGCTCGAATTGCCTTTTGTCGAGCCATGTCAGTCAAATTATGCAAGTATTTGGCTGGGAAGAAACCAAACTCGATTTTGCCAAATTCGCCTATGGCCGAACCTATGATATTGGCAACTATTTTAAACCCGCATTATACAATTGCTTTTCAATTACATAA
- the panD gene encoding aspartate 1-decarboxylase, protein MQIEVLKSKIHRVAVTQADLNYIGSITIDEDLMDAANILPHEKVQIVNANNGERIETYVIKGERGSGVICLNGPAARKAQVGDIVIIISYATMPIEDAKKHNPITVFPKDNRLS, encoded by the coding sequence ATGCAAATAGAAGTCTTAAAATCTAAAATACATCGTGTAGCTGTTACGCAAGCCGACCTGAATTATATCGGAAGCATTACTATTGATGAAGATTTAATGGATGCTGCCAATATTCTTCCACATGAAAAGGTGCAGATCGTCAATGCCAATAATGGCGAACGTATTGAAACCTATGTGATCAAAGGAGAAAGAGGCAGTGGAGTGATTTGTCTGAATGGCCCTGCTGCCAGAAAAGCACAGGTTGGTGATATTGTAATCATTATATCCTATGCCACAATGCCTATTGAAGATGCAAAAAAACACAACCCTATTACAGTTTTCCCTAAAGACAATCGCCTTAGTTAA
- a CDS encoding metallophosphatase has protein sequence MRRRDFIYHSAFLGAGLSLVPSELFAADYKKITVLHTNDVHSRIEPFPLDDKYYPGQGGFARRAALVNKIRQQEKNVVLLDSGDIFQGTPYFNYFGGELEFKLMSEMGYDAATLGNHDFDAGLEGLNKQLPHATFPFVSANYDFSDTIMAEKIEKFTIIEREGIKIGIFGLGIELEGLVPKKLYGQTRYSDPVKEANKLALFLKSKEECHVIICLSHLGYYYNSNKISDMELAVQTKNIDLILGGHTHTFMEAPMIIENIDNEQVVINQVGWAGVLLGKIDIFVSKKSEKKEFFSQTVKVR, from the coding sequence ATGAGGCGCAGGGATTTCATATACCACAGTGCTTTTTTAGGGGCAGGATTATCACTTGTTCCCTCAGAATTATTCGCTGCTGATTACAAAAAGATCACTGTGCTGCATACCAATGATGTACACAGCAGAATAGAACCTTTTCCATTGGACGACAAATATTATCCCGGACAAGGGGGCTTTGCAAGGCGAGCTGCCCTGGTAAATAAAATCAGGCAGCAGGAAAAAAATGTTGTACTACTCGATTCCGGGGATATTTTTCAGGGCACACCTTACTTTAATTATTTCGGTGGAGAACTGGAGTTTAAGCTGATGAGCGAGATGGGATATGACGCTGCAACTCTTGGTAATCACGACTTTGACGCAGGTCTTGAAGGGCTAAACAAACAATTGCCCCATGCAACATTTCCATTTGTTTCTGCCAATTATGATTTTTCCGACACGATTATGGCTGAAAAGATTGAAAAATTCACTATTATAGAGCGAGAAGGAATTAAGATTGGTATTTTTGGATTAGGCATTGAACTCGAAGGACTGGTTCCCAAAAAACTATATGGTCAAACCCGCTATTCCGATCCCGTAAAAGAAGCCAATAAACTTGCGCTTTTTTTAAAAAGTAAGGAAGAATGCCATGTAATTATTTGTCTTTCTCATTTGGGATATTATTATAACTCAAATAAAATTTCTGATATGGAATTGGCCGTTCAAACAAAAAATATTGATTTAATTCTGGGCGGACACACACATACGTTTATGGAAGCACCCATGATTATAGAAAATATTGATAATGAACAAGTTGTAATAAACCAAGTTGGCTGGGCAGGCGTTTTACTGGGAAAAATCGACATTTTTGTAAGTAAAAAATCAGAGAAAAAAGAATTTTTTTCGCAGACTGTAAAAGTCCGCTAA
- a CDS encoding acyl-CoA dehydrogenase, with protein MKFELSEEHLMIQKAARDFAQNDLKPGAIERDEKMIYPEEHVKKMAELGFLGMMVDPKYGGSGMDTVSYVLAMEEISKIDNSVSVIMSVNNSLVCWGLEEYGNEEQKQKYLVPLAKGEKIGAFCLSEPEAGSDATSQQTTAIDQGDHYLLNGTKNWITNGNTASTYLVIAQSDREKGHRGINVFIVDRNAEGVSVGAKENKLGIRASDTHSISFQDVVVPKENRIGEDGFGFKFAMKTLAGGRIGIASQALGIASGSYELALAYSKERKAFGTEISNHQAIQFKLADMATEIEAARLLCIKAAWLKDQNKDYNTASAMAKVYASETAMKTSVEAVQIHGGYGFVKEYHVERLMRDAKITQIYEGTSEVQRIVISRNVLK; from the coding sequence ATGAAGTTTGAACTGAGCGAAGAGCATTTAATGATTCAAAAAGCCGCAAGGGATTTTGCTCAAAACGACCTGAAACCAGGGGCAATTGAGCGGGACGAAAAAATGATCTACCCCGAAGAGCATGTTAAGAAAATGGCGGAACTCGGATTCCTCGGAATGATGGTTGACCCTAAATACGGTGGTAGCGGTATGGATACGGTTTCGTATGTGCTTGCTATGGAAGAAATCTCTAAAATTGACAATTCAGTATCTGTAATTATGTCGGTCAACAATTCGCTGGTTTGCTGGGGACTGGAAGAATATGGAAACGAAGAACAAAAGCAAAAATACCTGGTGCCACTGGCCAAAGGCGAAAAAATTGGCGCTTTCTGCCTTTCAGAACCCGAAGCCGGATCAGATGCTACTTCTCAGCAAACTACTGCAATAGACCAGGGCGATCACTATTTGCTCAACGGTACCAAAAACTGGATAACCAATGGAAACACCGCATCTACATATTTGGTTATTGCCCAGTCTGACCGTGAAAAAGGACACCGCGGCATCAATGTTTTTATTGTTGACAGAAATGCTGAAGGTGTAAGCGTTGGAGCCAAGGAAAACAAGCTGGGTATCCGCGCTTCTGACACGCATTCTATTTCTTTTCAGGATGTAGTAGTACCAAAAGAAAACCGCATAGGTGAAGATGGCTTTGGATTTAAATTTGCCATGAAAACCCTGGCAGGAGGGAGAATCGGAATTGCCTCACAGGCTTTGGGCATTGCATCGGGTTCCTATGAGTTGGCGCTGGCCTATTCTAAAGAAAGAAAGGCATTTGGCACAGAGATCAGCAATCACCAGGCCATACAGTTCAAATTGGCAGATATGGCCACCGAAATTGAAGCAGCACGTTTACTTTGCATTAAAGCTGCCTGGCTAAAAGACCAAAATAAAGATTACAACACCGCAAGTGCTATGGCTAAGGTATATGCCTCCGAAACAGCTATGAAAACAAGCGTGGAAGCGGTGCAGATACATGGGGGCTATGGTTTTGTAAAAGAATATCACGTTGAGCGATTGATGCGCGATGCAAAAATCACTCAGATTTACGAAGGGACTTCTGAAGTACAAAGAATTGTAATTTCACGTAATGTTTTAAAATAA
- the dnaA gene encoding chromosomal replication initiator protein DnaA, with translation MTDSYEDVWDNCLKIIKDNVNHQSFKTWFEPIKPVKLNNSVLTIQVPSQFFYEWLEEHYISLLKKIIKRELGDEAKLEYRIVVENSNGTSGPSMVNYPSYNTGNNKNPDINAPLIVSNPSIKNPFIIPGLKKVSIESQLCPAYNFDSFIEGDCNRLARSAGYAVATKPAGTTAFNPLVIYGGVGLGKTHLAHAIGNEFKQNYSNKTVLYVSSEKFTNQFIDSLKNNAVNDFIHFYQLIDVLIMDDIEFFANKDKTQDIFFHIFNHLHQSGKQMVFTSDRSPRDLEGMQERLTSRFKWGLSADLQLPDFETRIAILEKRMYSDGIELPKDVVEFVAYNISTNVRELEGALISLLAQSSLNKKDIDLDLAKKIIKNFVKSISREVSIEYIQKTVCEHFSVPVEKLKEKTRKRAIVQARQLSMFLAKNYTKNSLKIIGKHFGGRDHSTVIHSCQAIQNLIDTDDGFNDQVRDIEKRIQMSMT, from the coding sequence ATGACAGATTCGTATGAAGATGTATGGGACAATTGTCTGAAAATTATTAAGGACAATGTCAATCATCAAAGCTTTAAAACATGGTTCGAACCAATAAAACCCGTTAAGTTAAATAACAGTGTACTTACTATACAGGTACCCAGTCAATTTTTCTATGAATGGTTGGAAGAACACTATATTTCACTGCTGAAGAAAATTATTAAAAGAGAATTGGGCGATGAGGCTAAACTGGAATACAGAATCGTTGTAGAAAACAGCAATGGTACTTCAGGGCCTTCTATGGTAAATTACCCGAGCTATAATACCGGGAACAACAAAAATCCAGACATAAATGCACCTTTAATCGTGAGTAATCCAAGTATTAAAAACCCCTTTATTATTCCCGGGCTCAAAAAAGTGAGCATCGAATCTCAACTTTGCCCGGCCTACAATTTCGATTCCTTTATAGAAGGAGATTGTAATCGTTTGGCACGTTCTGCCGGCTATGCTGTTGCTACTAAGCCAGCCGGAACTACAGCTTTCAACCCCTTAGTAATCTACGGGGGAGTTGGGCTAGGCAAAACACATCTGGCGCACGCTATTGGCAATGAATTCAAACAGAATTATTCTAATAAAACGGTACTTTACGTTTCTTCCGAAAAATTTACCAATCAATTCATCGATTCGCTGAAAAATAATGCAGTAAATGATTTTATCCACTTCTATCAATTGATAGATGTGCTGATCATGGATGATATTGAGTTTTTTGCCAACAAAGACAAAACACAAGACATATTCTTCCACATATTCAATCACCTGCACCAGTCGGGCAAGCAAATGGTTTTTACCTCCGATCGCTCTCCGCGCGACTTGGAAGGCATGCAGGAAAGATTGACTTCCCGTTTTAAATGGGGTTTATCTGCTGATCTGCAATTGCCCGATTTTGAGACACGCATCGCTATTCTCGAAAAGCGCATGTATTCAGATGGCATAGAACTGCCCAAAGATGTAGTAGAGTTTGTAGCCTATAATATAAGTACGAATGTGCGCGAATTGGAAGGGGCTTTGATCTCACTCCTGGCACAGTCCTCTTTAAATAAAAAAGATATAGACCTTGATCTCGCTAAAAAGATCATAAAGAATTTTGTAAAAAGTATTTCCAGGGAAGTATCCATTGAATACATTCAAAAAACCGTTTGCGAACATTTTAGTGTTCCTGTAGAAAAGCTTAAAGAAAAAACAAGAAAACGCGCTATTGTACAGGCAAGGCAATTGTCTATGTTTTTGGCAAAAAATTACACCAAAAATTCCCTGAAAATTATCGGCAAACATTTTGGTGGGCGTGATCATAGTACTGTAATCCATTCCTGTCAGGCAATTCAGAATCTAATCGACACAGATGATGGTTTTAATGATCAGGTCAGGGATATTGAAAAGCGCATACAAATGAGTATGACATAA
- a CDS encoding iron-sulfur cluster assembly accessory protein, translating into MEEVLKTSPVKLTEGAYEKMKHIFEQKSLPADHGIRIGVKGGGCAGFSYILGFDSPKEKDSVYTFKDMKVIMEDAHGIYLAGMEIDYKDGLDARGFIFNNPNADTTCGCGSSFG; encoded by the coding sequence ATGGAAGAAGTACTGAAAACATCACCGGTTAAATTAACAGAAGGTGCTTACGAGAAAATGAAACATATTTTTGAGCAAAAGTCACTTCCTGCTGATCACGGAATCAGAATAGGAGTAAAAGGTGGTGGCTGTGCCGGATTTTCCTATATCTTGGGTTTTGATAGCCCCAAAGAAAAAGACAGTGTCTATACTTTTAAAGATATGAAGGTGATTATGGAAGATGCGCATGGCATTTATCTTGCCGGTATGGAAATAGATTACAAAGACGGGCTGGATGCCAGGGGCTTTATCTTCAATAATCCCAATGCAGATACTACTTGTGGCTGCGGCAGTTCTTTTGGGTGA
- a CDS encoding lysylphosphatidylglycerol synthase transmembrane domain-containing protein, with protein sequence MREKIISALKSLVFLAIGLGLVWWFVKDLEEEEITQIKNAFSQANYAWLFFAGLIGIISHVSRSARWQILLEPLGHKPGFANTFYALMVGYLANIAFPRLGEISRCALLNKYEKIPVHQSIGTVFVDRIMDLITLALLLIILVVTQFDLLFKFTNERLFRPILKKLIAVVPEGYGIVVSILSVIITVMIFFWLTRRFRNSSLVQKIKLLVREFVKGFLTIKDLDRPYMFVFHSISIWLMYYLSIYVAFQCMDVTSNLGPGVALSILVFGTFAFILVQGGLGAYPIAVMEVMLLYGVTATLGFAFGWIVWVAQTVFVLILGVSSLVLLPLSNKNKNNASLSATQV encoded by the coding sequence TTGAGAGAAAAAATAATTTCAGCCTTAAAATCCCTTGTCTTTTTAGCTATTGGCCTCGGGCTGGTATGGTGGTTTGTGAAAGACCTTGAGGAAGAGGAAATAACGCAAATTAAAAACGCATTCAGCCAGGCAAACTATGCCTGGTTGTTTTTTGCTGGCCTTATAGGCATAATCAGCCATGTAAGCCGCTCTGCTCGCTGGCAAATATTGCTGGAGCCCCTTGGGCACAAACCTGGTTTTGCAAACACTTTCTACGCCCTGATGGTAGGATATCTTGCCAATATTGCATTTCCCAGGCTGGGGGAAATTTCAAGGTGTGCGCTGCTCAATAAATATGAAAAAATACCTGTGCACCAGTCTATAGGAACCGTATTTGTTGACCGCATCATGGATTTGATTACCCTTGCACTGCTACTGATCATTTTGGTTGTAACACAATTTGACCTCTTGTTCAAATTTACCAATGAAAGGCTTTTTAGGCCTATTTTGAAAAAATTAATAGCCGTGGTTCCCGAAGGTTATGGAATAGTGGTAAGTATACTTTCCGTTATCATCACCGTTATGATTTTTTTCTGGCTTACGCGTAGGTTTAGAAATTCAAGCCTGGTACAGAAAATCAAATTGCTTGTAAGGGAATTTGTAAAAGGTTTTTTGACCATAAAAGACCTTGACCGGCCCTATATGTTTGTTTTTCACTCCATTTCTATCTGGCTGATGTACTACCTTTCAATATATGTGGCGTTTCAGTGCATGGATGTGACCAGCAACCTGGGTCCCGGTGTAGCTTTGTCTATTTTGGTGTTTGGAACTTTTGCATTCATTCTGGTGCAGGGAGGTTTGGGGGCATATCCGATTGCAGTTATGGAAGTAATGCTATTATATGGCGTAACTGCTACACTTGGTTTTGCATTTGGATGGATCGTTTGGGTGGCGCAAACAGTTTTTGTTTTAATTTTAGGAGTTTCATCACTTGTTTTACTACCACTTAGCAATAAAAATAAAAACAATGCAAGCCTTTCAGCAACTCAAGTCTAA
- the rfaE2 gene encoding D-glycero-beta-D-manno-heptose 1-phosphate adenylyltransferase, translating to MQAFQQLKSKIFDKAALKRKINLWRFRDDKIVFTNGCFDLLHAGHISTIAQAADFGDRLVLGLNSDSSVKRLKGESRPLQNEQNRAILLAAMHCVDAVVVFEEDTPEDLIKFILPDVLVKGGDYKPEEVVGADIVLKNGGEIKLAEFLPGFSSSGLIEQINRK from the coding sequence ATGCAAGCCTTTCAGCAACTCAAGTCTAAAATTTTTGATAAAGCCGCGCTTAAAAGGAAGATCAACTTATGGCGCTTTAGAGATGATAAAATTGTTTTTACCAATGGTTGTTTTGATCTTCTGCATGCCGGGCACATCAGCACCATAGCCCAGGCAGCCGACTTTGGCGACCGACTTGTTCTCGGCCTCAACAGCGACAGCTCGGTAAAAAGATTAAAAGGTGAAAGCCGTCCGCTTCAAAATGAACAGAACCGCGCTATTTTACTGGCAGCAATGCATTGTGTGGATGCAGTAGTTGTATTTGAAGAGGATACACCGGAGGATTTAATCAAGTTTATTTTACCTGATGTTTTGGTAAAAGGTGGAGATTATAAACCTGAAGAAGTTGTGGGCGCTGACATTGTGTTGAAAAATGGCGGAGAAATAAAACTGGCCGAGTTTTTACCCGGATTTTCCAGCTCAGGTCTTATTGAGCAAATCAACCGGAAATAG
- a CDS encoding 5'-nucleotidase C-terminal domain-containing protein: MQYESYRIVDSLDRDSTALLLINNYKSELDSEMEEKLVYNKTDMYKRLPESELGNFMADVCLERTKKELGINIDLAILNYGGIRLRSISKGWIKKAQIFELMPFDNFIVAQNIRGDTLKMLLDQIAAYGGWPISGAAFQIKNAQADSIFINGLPIDAEHHYTISTSDYLANGGDKMHLLAEIKQIQTGILLRDALIDYCENVNASGDSLYFETKGRITKR; the protein is encoded by the coding sequence ATGCAATACGAATCTTACCGCATAGTAGATTCACTCGACCGCGATTCTACTGCATTATTGCTGATCAATAACTACAAATCTGAACTTGATTCGGAAATGGAGGAAAAACTGGTCTACAATAAGACCGATATGTACAAAAGACTTCCCGAATCTGAATTGGGAAATTTTATGGCAGATGTTTGCCTGGAACGGACTAAAAAGGAACTGGGCATAAACATTGATCTTGCCATTTTAAATTATGGAGGCATTCGCCTTCGCTCAATCAGTAAAGGATGGATTAAGAAAGCTCAAATTTTCGAGCTCATGCCCTTTGATAATTTTATAGTAGCACAAAATATCAGGGGAGATACCTTAAAAATGCTGCTTGATCAAATAGCTGCTTATGGTGGCTGGCCAATTAGCGGTGCCGCTTTTCAAATTAAGAATGCTCAAGCCGACAGTATTTTCATCAATGGATTGCCTATTGATGCAGAACATCATTATACCATAAGTACTTCAGATTATTTGGCCAATGGTGGAGATAAAATGCATTTACTTGCGGAGATAAAACAAATACAAACGGGAATATTGCTGAGAGATGCCCTTATAGATTATTGTGAAAATGTAAATGCCAGCGGAGATTCCCTGTATTTTGAAACAAAAGGAAGAATCACAAAAAGATGA